One Schlesneria paludicola DSM 18645 DNA segment encodes these proteins:
- the murB gene encoding UDP-N-acetylmuramate dehydrogenase: MSSLDAFNSILQRDEPLAPYTWLNLGGPAQYLLTPRSVKELMEVVRVCHDEQIPIHILGGGSNLLVKDEGVSGAVIRLTAPEFGHVSIEGERVRAGGGALLSHVIAETVRVGLAGFENLAGIPGTIGGALCGNSGGRLGEISQLVDSVTGLTSLGEKVVRTKDELSFDYRQSNLGDLVILEAEFVLTPGDSEAISQILKKNWITKKSVQPLSSQSAGCIFKNPRGQRAGQLIEQAGLKGTRVGGAEISERHANFIVTHPGAKSGDVLTLIDLVRSKISEQFGVHLESEIKIW, translated from the coding sequence ATGAGTTCACTCGACGCCTTTAATTCGATTTTGCAGCGGGACGAACCGCTGGCGCCCTACACGTGGTTGAACTTGGGGGGGCCCGCGCAGTACCTGCTTACACCGCGCTCCGTCAAAGAACTGATGGAAGTCGTGCGAGTCTGTCATGACGAGCAGATTCCGATTCACATTCTGGGTGGCGGTTCCAATCTCTTGGTCAAGGATGAAGGAGTCAGTGGAGCCGTCATTCGCTTGACCGCCCCCGAATTCGGCCATGTATCGATCGAGGGCGAGCGTGTTCGTGCGGGCGGCGGTGCATTGCTGTCCCATGTGATCGCCGAAACCGTCCGAGTGGGGCTGGCGGGGTTTGAGAATCTGGCTGGAATTCCGGGGACCATCGGTGGAGCGCTCTGCGGGAACTCGGGCGGCCGTCTTGGTGAAATCTCGCAACTGGTGGACAGTGTGACCGGCTTGACTTCGCTTGGAGAGAAAGTCGTCAGGACGAAGGACGAATTGTCGTTCGACTATCGTCAAAGCAACCTGGGCGATCTGGTGATTCTCGAGGCCGAGTTTGTCCTGACACCGGGCGATTCCGAGGCGATTTCCCAGATTTTGAAGAAGAACTGGATCACGAAAAAATCCGTTCAGCCGCTCAGCTCGCAATCTGCGGGGTGTATCTTCAAAAATCCGCGTGGGCAGCGTGCGGGCCAGCTCATTGAGCAAGCTGGTTTGAAAGGTACTCGAGTCGGCGGGGCGGAAATCAGCGAACGTCACGCGAACTTTATTGTGACCCATCCCGGTGCCAAATCTGGCGATGTTCTGACGCTCATCGATCTGGTTCGATCGAAGATTTCAGAGCAGTTCGGAGTTCATCTAGAGTCAGAAATCAAAATCTGGTAA
- a CDS encoding D-alanine--D-alanine ligase family protein codes for MNPSIHSLRIAVLAGGDSDERPISLKSGAAVEAALSQFGHRALHLDPAIVELRGVDWSQFDVAFIALHGRFGEDGQVQQLLDDAGMRYTGSSAAASRLAFSKSAAKERFLQSGVPTPAYALIHYTDDFDRIQQQAETVGYPLVVKPDTQGSSLGISIVRKREQLSGALKRCFEFDGFGLIEAMIEGTEWTVGFIDSQTLPAIKIETDREFFDWQAKYDDDATRYIFDAKLPMPVIERIESAARDACRSLGTSGLMRVDLRVDDAQQPWVLEINTIPGFTDHSLLPKAAARMGISFPQLCDQVVQSVMGHQPPQPHILQAVRVRRAAS; via the coding sequence ATGAATCCATCGATTCACTCGTTACGAATTGCGGTGCTCGCGGGTGGTGATTCCGATGAGCGTCCGATCAGCCTGAAAAGTGGTGCTGCGGTCGAGGCGGCATTGTCGCAGTTCGGTCATCGCGCTCTGCATCTTGATCCAGCAATCGTCGAATTGAGAGGCGTCGATTGGAGCCAGTTTGATGTGGCGTTCATCGCGTTGCACGGCCGATTCGGTGAGGATGGGCAGGTTCAGCAATTGCTCGACGACGCGGGTATGCGTTACACGGGAAGCTCTGCGGCGGCTTCACGACTTGCGTTCAGCAAGTCGGCGGCGAAAGAGCGATTTTTGCAATCGGGCGTACCGACTCCCGCATATGCCCTGATTCATTACACCGATGATTTCGACCGGATACAGCAGCAGGCCGAGACTGTGGGTTATCCGCTGGTCGTCAAACCGGATACCCAGGGTTCAAGCCTAGGGATCAGCATCGTGCGAAAGCGTGAGCAGCTTTCGGGCGCCCTCAAACGATGTTTTGAATTCGACGGATTCGGGTTGATCGAGGCCATGATCGAGGGCACAGAGTGGACTGTCGGTTTTATCGATTCGCAGACGCTGCCAGCGATCAAGATCGAAACCGATCGTGAGTTCTTCGATTGGCAGGCAAAGTATGACGATGATGCGACGCGTTACATTTTCGACGCCAAGCTGCCGATGCCCGTCATTGAACGTATCGAATCTGCGGCACGCGATGCCTGCAGATCACTGGGGACCAGTGGCTTGATGCGAGTTGATCTTCGCGTGGACGATGCACAGCAGCCATGGGTGCTGGAAATCAATACCATTCCTGGATTTACCGATCACAGCCTGTTGCCCAAGGCCGCGGCCCGAATGGGGATCTCGTTTCCGCAGTTGTGCGATCAGGTCGTACAGTCGGTGATGGGCCACCAACCGCCACAACCGCACATCTTGCAGGCTGTTCGAGTGCGACGAGCCGCTTCGTAA
- a CDS encoding cell division protein FtsQ/DivIB → MKHSAEAKKTTVAVAPNSLMEAFFRPGTLFRLSLLAGVCALWPYAAQRLPSLAKRAEYQTTFSAIQISPTPTGPVPANLVEQVERQFDVSRELSILDERLAADVAEAFRQHPWVARVVSVRKSFPAAIRVELEYRRPVAMVQVPGGRIPIDLSGVVLPTADFSANDLASFPLIQNIAPSPSLRPGSVWKDPALQSAAKLANLLRDKWQPLKLEAIFVPREDPSSDPKDVSLVLIGQGSSRILWGRAPGSDHPGELEPVQKIRRLENYLTEFGDYTQPKGPYEIDIRHWRENSRRPLVSEQSQAKPPKNLQSSEGKRKTRS, encoded by the coding sequence GTGAAACACAGTGCTGAAGCCAAGAAGACGACAGTGGCGGTTGCTCCCAATTCTTTGATGGAAGCGTTCTTCCGTCCGGGTACCTTGTTTCGGCTGTCTCTACTGGCAGGGGTCTGCGCCCTCTGGCCTTATGCGGCGCAGCGGCTTCCTTCGCTTGCCAAGCGCGCGGAATATCAAACGACATTTTCGGCGATCCAGATTAGCCCGACCCCAACCGGGCCAGTTCCCGCGAATCTCGTTGAGCAGGTCGAGCGGCAATTTGACGTTTCGCGAGAACTTTCGATTCTTGACGAGCGACTCGCTGCCGACGTTGCGGAAGCGTTTCGTCAGCATCCGTGGGTCGCACGTGTTGTGAGTGTGCGTAAATCGTTTCCCGCTGCGATTCGTGTTGAGCTGGAATATCGGCGACCTGTGGCCATGGTTCAGGTTCCTGGTGGCCGGATTCCGATTGATCTATCAGGAGTTGTCCTCCCGACGGCTGATTTCTCGGCCAATGATCTGGCGAGTTTTCCCTTGATTCAGAACATCGCACCGAGTCCCTCGTTGCGGCCGGGATCAGTCTGGAAAGACCCGGCGTTGCAGTCGGCGGCCAAGCTGGCCAATTTACTTCGAGACAAATGGCAGCCGCTGAAGCTCGAAGCGATCTTTGTGCCGCGAGAGGATCCGTCCAGTGATCCAAAAGACGTCTCACTGGTGCTGATCGGACAGGGAAGTTCACGAATTCTTTGGGGGCGTGCACCCGGAAGTGATCACCCTGGAGAGCTTGAGCCCGTCCAAAAGATTCGCCGCCTCGAGAACTATCTGACCGAATTCGGCGATTACACGCAGCCGAAAGGTCCATATGAGATTGATATTCGGCACTGGCGTGAAAACTCACGGCGTCCCCTGGTCAGTGAGCAAAGTCAGGCAAAGCCGCCCAAGAATCTGCAGAGTTCCGAAGGCAAGCGAAAGACGCGCAGTTGA
- a CDS encoding RNA polymerase sigma factor, whose product MDNEDFLPIVLLAQAGCRASFGELVTRFESTVYAIALRRLRNHAEAAELTQDVFVQAMRKLNQLREPERFPGWLRRIAVRLAINRAVRRPPVAPQDPEVLGAVDAETRSPLDVLMTGEEAAQLRGGLERLRDLDRQTLVAFYFEGQSLIEMSDRFCSPVGTIKRRLHTARIRLREELAQLQLV is encoded by the coding sequence ATGGACAATGAAGACTTTTTGCCAATTGTGTTGCTGGCCCAAGCAGGATGCCGGGCCTCGTTCGGCGAACTCGTGACACGGTTCGAATCAACCGTGTACGCGATCGCCTTAAGGCGTTTACGAAACCACGCAGAAGCGGCAGAGCTGACACAGGACGTGTTCGTTCAAGCCATGCGAAAGCTGAATCAGTTGCGAGAGCCTGAGCGCTTTCCTGGCTGGTTGCGGCGAATCGCCGTTCGCCTGGCCATCAACCGGGCCGTCAGGCGGCCCCCCGTGGCTCCTCAGGATCCAGAAGTCCTGGGTGCCGTCGATGCGGAAACACGATCGCCACTGGATGTCTTGATGACGGGTGAAGAAGCGGCCCAGTTGCGTGGGGGACTGGAACGCCTTCGCGATCTCGATCGGCAGACCTTGGTCGCCTTCTACTTCGAAGGCCAGTCACTGATCGAAATGAGCGACCGTTTCTGCAGCCCCGTGGGAACGATCAAACGACGGCTGCATACCGCGAGAATCCGATTGCGTGAAGAATTGGCACAGTTGCAACTCGTCTGA